A genome region from Myxococcota bacterium includes the following:
- the murA gene encoding UDP-N-acetylglucosamine 1-carboxyvinyltransferase, producing the protein MYKFIVEGGRPLEGSVEISGSKNAALPVLAATLLASDESLVENVPHLDDIKTLTELFEKLGVKLAEAGGEMILDTRNIHSVEATYEIVRKMRASVLVLGPLLTRFGRARVSLPGGCAIGARPIDMHLRGLEQMGAEIKLEHGYVEATAPAGGLKGTRIVFDIPSVGATENLMMAACLANGTTVLENAAREPEIEELATALRTMGAKISGAGSSVIQIEGVQAMKGMQHKVGPDRIETGTFIAVAAATKSELFIKNVQIQHLDSVLSHFKQAGCQFVTDGPGLRVIAPQRLQSVDIRTAPYPGFPTDMQAQFMACMALANGSSHIEEDIWENRFMHTLELMRMGADISMNGNVAVVKGVEMLSGAPVMATDLRASASLIIAALAAEGQSEISRIYHLDRGYVALEKKLTSLGAKVSRLQA; encoded by the coding sequence GTGTATAAATTTATTGTCGAAGGTGGACGCCCTCTAGAAGGTTCTGTCGAAATTTCCGGTTCCAAAAATGCTGCCTTGCCAGTCTTAGCTGCTACTTTGCTGGCTTCTGACGAAAGCCTGGTCGAAAACGTTCCGCATTTGGACGACATCAAAACTTTAACCGAACTTTTCGAAAAATTAGGCGTCAAGCTGGCTGAAGCCGGCGGCGAAATGATTTTGGATACCCGCAACATTCATAGCGTTGAAGCAACCTATGAAATTGTTCGCAAAATGCGCGCGTCAGTCTTGGTCCTTGGCCCATTGCTCACCCGCTTTGGTAGAGCGCGCGTCTCCTTGCCAGGCGGCTGCGCCATTGGTGCACGGCCCATCGACATGCATTTGCGCGGTCTGGAGCAAATGGGCGCTGAGATTAAGCTTGAACATGGTTATGTGGAAGCAACGGCACCTGCTGGCGGTCTAAAAGGCACACGCATCGTTTTTGATATTCCAAGCGTTGGCGCGACCGAGAATCTGATGATGGCTGCCTGCTTGGCAAACGGCACGACGGTGCTTGAAAACGCCGCGCGCGAGCCTGAAATCGAAGAACTTGCCACTGCTCTGCGCACAATGGGGGCTAAAATCTCAGGTGCGGGCTCAAGCGTCATTCAAATCGAAGGCGTGCAGGCAATGAAAGGCATGCAGCATAAAGTTGGACCTGACCGCATTGAAACTGGCACATTTATTGCCGTTGCAGCCGCCACCAAAAGCGAGCTGTTCATTAAGAATGTCCAAATTCAACATTTGGATTCTGTTTTGTCTCATTTTAAGCAAGCTGGTTGCCAATTTGTCACAGACGGCCCTGGGCTTCGTGTGATTGCGCCGCAGAGACTTCAAAGCGTGGATATCAGAACCGCACCATACCCTGGCTTTCCGACAGATATGCAGGCTCAATTTATGGCCTGCATGGCGCTTGCGAATGGCAGCAGTCATATTGAAGAAGACATTTGGGAAAACCGCTTCATGCACACCCTAGAGCTCATGCGTATGGGCGCCGACATTTCCATGAACGGCAATGTGGCAGTGGTTAAGGGCGTGGAGATGCTCAGCGGTGCGCCGGTGATGGCGACTGATTTAAGAGCTTCGGCAAGTCTGATTATTGCGGCTTTAGCGGCGGAAGGTCAGAGTGAAATCTCGCGCATATACCACTTAGATCGTGGCTACGTGGCACTTGAGAAGAAACTGACGTCTTTAGGCGCGAAAGTATCAAGATTGCAGGCTTGA
- the prmC gene encoding peptide chain release factor N(5)-glutamine methyltransferase, with the protein MPNTIMSSQGPIPNIDIPLLAHAFRCDQLTAHLAVADYRKFVKRRERGEPMAYILGVKEFYGRDFEVTPDVLIPRPDTEKLIELALKRLPEDEALWVVDACTGSGCIGITLALERPKIRVIATELSPAAAEVARRNIARHGVQDRVEVRIGHLLTPMVSPPSPLGGEGPGVRFDLLVSNPPYIKPADIAGLMRDVRDFEPTLALVGIGDEGIGLHEELLREAPHILKSGAFVLLEIGYDQGSSFIGRATVYQDDAGNDRVVEIHCV; encoded by the coding sequence ATGCCAAATACCATCATGAGTTCCCAAGGACCAATTCCAAACATAGATATTCCTTTGCTGGCGCATGCCTTTCGATGCGACCAATTGACTGCCCATCTGGCTGTCGCAGATTACAGGAAATTCGTCAAGCGACGAGAGCGCGGCGAGCCTATGGCCTATATTTTAGGCGTGAAGGAATTCTATGGAAGAGATTTCGAAGTAACCCCTGATGTGCTGATTCCAAGGCCAGATACGGAAAAGTTGATCGAGCTGGCACTAAAAAGATTGCCGGAAGATGAAGCGCTATGGGTGGTGGATGCCTGCACGGGGTCTGGATGTATTGGGATCACGCTGGCGCTTGAGCGGCCGAAAATCAGGGTAATTGCAACTGAACTTAGTCCAGCGGCCGCTGAAGTCGCCAGGCGCAATATCGCCAGACATGGTGTCCAGGACCGAGTAGAAGTTAGAATAGGCCACTTGCTTACCCCAATGGTTTCTCCCCCCTCTCCACTTGGTGGAGAGGGGCCGGGGGTGAGGTTCGACCTCCTCGTTTCCAATCCGCCTTATATTAAGCCTGCAGACATAGCGGGGCTCATGCGAGATGTGCGGGACTTTGAACCCACGCTTGCTCTGGTGGGCATCGGGGACGAAGGCATTGGCCTTCATGAGGAACTTTTGCGTGAAGCCCCTCATATACTTAAATCAGGTGCTTTTGTTTTGCTGGAAATCGGATATGATCAAGGCTCATCGTTTATAGGCCGTGCCACTGTGTATCAAGATGATGCCGGCAACGACCGCGTCGTGGAGATTCATTGTGTATAA
- a CDS encoding twin-arginine translocase TatA/TatE family subunit, producing the protein MVFGILLLLFGGKRLPGLASGLGGAIKNFKTAMKETEPEVKLLDDSSKHS; encoded by the coding sequence ATGGTATTTGGCATACTCCTTCTCTTATTTGGAGGGAAACGTCTACCAGGGTTGGCGTCTGGTCTGGGTGGTGCCATTAAAAACTTTAAAACGGCTATGAAAGAAACCGAGCCTGAAGTTAAGCTTTTGGACGATTCATCCAAACACTCATAA
- a CDS encoding CarD family transcriptional regulator translates to MFKFNVGDKVVYPAHGVAEVMSVEVRNIGGNDQTFYVLSILENSMRVMVPTANVDQVGMREIVSSEEADKVFEVLKKREKIVESTTWNRRHREYLEKIKSGSVFEVAKVLRDLYVLKGDKELSFGERKMLDTARSLLVRELSLSKGISHEEVESKFRTIFRC, encoded by the coding sequence ATGTTCAAGTTCAATGTAGGGGATAAAGTGGTCTACCCCGCGCATGGGGTGGCGGAAGTGATGAGCGTTGAGGTCCGAAATATCGGCGGCAACGACCAAACTTTTTATGTCTTGAGCATTTTGGAAAACTCAATGCGCGTGATGGTGCCTACGGCCAACGTGGATCAGGTGGGTATGCGGGAGATTGTCTCCAGCGAAGAAGCCGACAAAGTTTTTGAAGTGCTTAAAAAACGCGAGAAAATTGTCGAGTCCACCACCTGGAACCGGCGCCATCGAGAATATCTGGAAAAGATAAAATCGGGTTCGGTATTTGAAGTAGCCAAAGTGCTTAGAGATCTCTACGTCCTCAAAGGCGATAAAGAGCTTAGCTTTGGTGAGCGCAAGATGCTAGATACCGCTCGCTCTTTACTGGTTCGCGAGCTAAGCTTGTCAAAAGGTATCTCTCATGAAGAAGTGGAAAGCAAGTTTAGGACGATTTTTCGCTGTTAG
- a CDS encoding M3 family metallopeptidase, with translation MFDRILEPCKAELSAAQKLLDQILKPQKVRTEQNTLKPYNEMQIHLDAANSLAGLISQVHPDANIREEAEQCEQLAHHFMTDLSLSEPLYNALKGLNTKKLSKDAQRLVTNSLRDFKRSGIDKDLETRNKIKALEEKLVVVGQSFGRNIRDDRRFVEIDASSLKGMPADYIASHPVQENGKVKISTDYPDFIPFMSYADDAKARKDIWMQFNQRGYPANEAVLKDLLTKRYELAQLLGYSSFADYVVEDKMVKSTVRAKDFIDQIAAISKDGARQEYAVILAEKRKTDPKATEVYTFERAYLEEKIKQQKYQVDSQVVRSHFHYPKVRNGLLGLTSNLFDVQFKRVDKPAVWDPSVEVYDVYNGKKLSGRVYLDMHPRDNKFKHAAQFTIRNGVKGKQIPEGALVCNFSEDLMDHDQVVTFFHEFGHLMHHVLGGNQKWVHFSGVSTEWDFVEAPSQFFEEWAWDPKVLRTFSDIPLPLIAKMKAADEFGKGLDARRQMFLAQLSLQFYLQDPTTFDPLALMKELQGQYSEFPYVDGTYLHLSFGHLHDYSAMYYTYMWSKVIAKDLASAFEKKGLMDKTQAKRYKKLILEKGGSKDADELVEGFLGRPYQFEAFKKWIELPAQT, from the coding sequence ATGTTTGACCGTATTTTAGAGCCATGCAAAGCTGAACTATCAGCTGCGCAAAAGCTTTTGGACCAGATTTTAAAGCCCCAAAAAGTCCGAACCGAGCAGAATACTTTAAAACCCTATAACGAGATGCAGATTCACTTGGATGCCGCCAACTCTCTGGCCGGGCTTATCTCTCAAGTACACCCAGACGCCAACATCCGAGAAGAAGCTGAGCAATGCGAGCAATTGGCACATCACTTCATGACCGACCTGTCTTTAAGCGAGCCGCTTTATAACGCTTTAAAAGGTCTTAATACGAAGAAGCTCTCAAAAGATGCGCAGCGCTTGGTAACTAATTCCCTCAGAGATTTTAAACGCTCTGGGATCGACAAGGATTTGGAGACACGCAATAAAATCAAAGCCTTGGAAGAAAAACTTGTAGTAGTAGGTCAAAGCTTCGGCCGCAATATTAGAGACGATAGACGCTTCGTTGAGATCGATGCCAGCAGCCTCAAAGGCATGCCGGCCGATTACATCGCTTCCCACCCGGTCCAAGAAAACGGCAAAGTCAAAATCTCAACAGACTACCCAGATTTCATTCCGTTCATGAGCTACGCTGATGATGCCAAAGCCCGCAAAGACATTTGGATGCAGTTTAATCAGCGCGGCTACCCCGCCAATGAAGCTGTGCTTAAAGACTTATTAACCAAGCGTTATGAGTTGGCTCAGCTTTTAGGCTATAGCAGCTTCGCTGACTATGTCGTTGAAGACAAGATGGTCAAATCCACGGTCCGCGCCAAGGACTTCATTGATCAAATCGCTGCCATATCCAAAGACGGCGCCAGACAAGAGTATGCCGTTATCCTGGCTGAGAAGCGAAAGACCGACCCCAAAGCCACCGAAGTTTACACTTTCGAGAGGGCCTACTTAGAAGAAAAGATCAAACAGCAGAAATACCAAGTAGACTCTCAAGTTGTCCGTTCACACTTTCACTACCCTAAAGTGAGAAACGGCTTGCTGGGTCTCACGAGCAATCTGTTTGACGTCCAGTTTAAGCGCGTGGACAAGCCAGCAGTCTGGGATCCATCGGTCGAAGTTTACGATGTCTATAACGGCAAAAAGCTCTCAGGCCGCGTGTACTTGGATATGCACCCAAGAGACAACAAGTTTAAGCATGCCGCGCAGTTCACCATTAGGAATGGCGTGAAAGGCAAGCAAATCCCAGAAGGCGCCTTGGTTTGTAACTTTAGTGAAGACTTAATGGATCATGATCAAGTGGTCACTTTCTTCCATGAATTCGGTCACTTGATGCACCATGTGCTGGGTGGAAACCAAAAATGGGTTCATTTCTCAGGCGTCTCCACGGAGTGGGACTTCGTTGAAGCGCCGTCGCAATTTTTCGAAGAATGGGCATGGGATCCGAAAGTCTTGCGTACTTTCTCGGATATCCCGCTTCCGCTAATTGCCAAGATGAAAGCAGCGGATGAGTTCGGGAAAGGCTTAGATGCGCGTCGCCAAATGTTTTTGGCCCAGTTGAGTCTGCAGTTTTATCTACAAGATCCTACGACTTTCGATCCATTGGCATTGATGAAAGAGCTCCAAGGTCAATACAGCGAATTCCCTTATGTTGACGGCACTTACCTGCATCTGAGTTTCGGCCATCTGCACGATTATTCTGCCATGTACTATACCTATATGTGGTCCAAAGTGATTGCCAAAGATCTAGCGAGCGCTTTTGAAAAGAAGGGCCTGATGGATAAAACACAGGCCAAACGGTATAAAAAGTTGATCCTTGAAAAAGGTGGCTCTAAAGACGCTGATGAGTTGGTAGAAGGGTTCCTTGGACGACCTTATCAGTTTGAAGCCTTCAAGAAGTGGATTGAACTACCCGCTCAAACGTGA
- a CDS encoding ABC transporter ATP-binding protein: MSPLKRLFKYAGEDRSKIIKASTYSALNKIFDILPEVLIGVAVDTVVNQKSSLIARLGVPGLMDQLLVLGFVTFLIWAFESLFQYLYSIEWRNLSQKLEHRLRLDTYSHVQQLPMSYFEDKNTGSLMSIMNDDINQLERFLDGGANSLLQISVGTVVVGIIFFYLAPMVALLALLPVPLILLGAYLFQVRLGPKYASVREKAGLISERLNNSLSGMAIVKSYTAEAYEQAKLDKESRAYQEANVSAIALSSAFIPLLRMAIVMGFISTLILGGYMAFEGQLAVGSYSVLVFLTQRLLWPFTDLGNITDLYERAMASAKRVLDLLDTPLPKTGNHAVLSKASEGIAIQFQDISLVYPNGFSALSALNLDIPAGETVAFVGATGAGKSTITKLLLRFYEPSSGRLLLSGREIDEIDLRSLRQSIGLVSQDVFLFHGTVRENIAYGSFDASIEQVISATKMAEAHDFIMSLPQGYETVIGERGQKLSGGQRQRISIARAILKDPPIFIFDEATSAVDNETESAIQNSINRIAKGRTTILIAHRLSTIRHAHRIFVLDSGRVVQSGTHDALIGQGGLYQKLWNIQTGVQF, encoded by the coding sequence ATGAGCCCCCTAAAACGCCTCTTCAAATACGCTGGCGAAGACCGCTCAAAAATCATAAAAGCATCTACTTATTCGGCGCTTAACAAAATATTCGATATTCTACCTGAAGTCCTAATTGGGGTAGCCGTTGATACCGTAGTCAATCAAAAAAGCTCGCTCATCGCCCGCTTAGGCGTACCAGGTTTGATGGACCAGTTGCTGGTCTTAGGTTTTGTAACCTTCCTAATTTGGGCCTTCGAATCGTTGTTTCAATATTTATATTCAATCGAATGGCGCAACCTGTCCCAAAAGCTGGAACATCGCCTCCGTTTGGATACCTATAGCCACGTTCAACAGCTGCCGATGAGCTATTTCGAAGACAAAAATACTGGATCGTTAATGTCCATCATGAACGATGACATCAATCAGCTCGAACGCTTTTTAGACGGCGGTGCAAATTCGCTTCTACAAATCTCGGTCGGCACGGTCGTTGTCGGCATTATCTTCTTCTATCTAGCGCCCATGGTGGCTCTGTTAGCACTCCTGCCAGTCCCGTTAATCTTACTAGGCGCCTATTTGTTCCAAGTGCGTCTAGGCCCAAAATACGCCAGCGTCCGCGAAAAAGCCGGGCTCATTTCCGAGCGGCTCAATAACAGCCTCAGTGGCATGGCCATTGTTAAAAGCTACACGGCTGAAGCCTACGAACAAGCCAAGCTTGATAAAGAGAGCAGGGCGTACCAAGAAGCCAACGTCAGCGCGATCGCCCTGAGTTCCGCCTTTATCCCTCTACTTAGAATGGCCATTGTGATGGGCTTTATCTCTACTTTAATTTTAGGTGGCTATATGGCCTTCGAAGGCCAGCTCGCGGTCGGCTCCTACAGTGTGCTGGTATTCTTAACCCAGCGCCTATTGTGGCCATTTACCGACCTTGGAAACATCACGGACCTGTACGAGCGGGCCATGGCATCGGCCAAACGAGTTTTGGACCTTCTGGATACGCCTCTTCCTAAAACGGGCAACCACGCAGTCCTTTCGAAAGCCTCGGAAGGCATCGCCATCCAGTTTCAAGACATCTCCTTGGTATACCCAAACGGCTTTAGCGCGCTCTCGGCTCTCAATCTAGACATCCCCGCTGGCGAAACCGTTGCATTTGTAGGCGCGACCGGCGCAGGCAAAAGCACCATCACCAAGTTGCTACTACGCTTTTACGAGCCCAGCTCAGGCCGCCTGCTTTTAAGCGGCAGAGAAATCGACGAAATAGACCTAAGAAGCTTGCGTCAAAGCATTGGCTTAGTCAGCCAAGACGTTTTTCTCTTTCACGGAACCGTCAGAGAAAATATCGCTTATGGCTCCTTCGATGCATCTATAGAACAAGTGATAAGCGCCACCAAAATGGCCGAAGCCCACGATTTCATCATGAGCTTGCCCCAAGGCTATGAAACAGTCATCGGCGAGCGCGGCCAAAAACTATCCGGCGGCCAGCGCCAACGCATCTCCATTGCCAGGGCTATTTTAAAAGACCCGCCTATTTTCATTTTTGATGAAGCAACGTCTGCAGTAGATAACGAAACCGAAAGCGCCATCCAAAACTCAATCAACCGCATTGCCAAAGGCCGCACCACCATTTTGATCGCCCACAGATTATCAACCATCAGACATGCTCACCGCATCTTCGTCCTAGACAGCGGGCGTGTCGTGCAATCGGGGACCCATGATGCTTTAATCGGGCAGGGTGGCCTATATCAAAAGCTCTGGAACATCCAAACCGGCGTCCAATTTTAA
- a CDS encoding RsmE family RNA methyltransferase: MHRAFVDHINSDFSLDSQTLHRFVKVLRLKNEELVELFDGQGNLLRGSFNQAEPTVLANAQLTQVQPDAMHICLIQALVPMEKLEYITQHATELGVNEIVLFKSERSQVDFKDKMPAKLERLTRIAQDAARQCGRAFVPVVTSPPNPLSSTWRGETERDLLLLPSPGTGEGLGERSPKEGRVSIIIGPEGGLSPAENERFISLGAKPIRLAKYVLRTETAGLTALAQIQGSLL, from the coding sequence ATGCATCGAGCGTTTGTAGACCATATTAACTCGGATTTTTCTTTAGATTCGCAAACGCTTCACCGTTTCGTGAAGGTCCTGAGGCTGAAAAACGAAGAGCTGGTTGAGCTGTTCGACGGCCAGGGAAATTTGCTACGCGGAAGCTTTAATCAAGCGGAGCCTACTGTTTTAGCAAATGCCCAACTGACCCAAGTTCAGCCTGATGCAATGCATATCTGCTTAATACAAGCCTTGGTTCCCATGGAGAAGCTTGAATACATTACACAACACGCCACCGAACTTGGCGTAAACGAAATCGTGCTGTTTAAATCTGAACGAAGCCAGGTTGATTTTAAGGATAAAATGCCAGCAAAGCTTGAGCGCCTGACGCGCATTGCGCAAGATGCTGCCAGGCAATGTGGGCGAGCATTTGTGCCAGTGGTGACCTCACCCCCTAACCCCCTCTCCAGTACCTGGAGAGGGGAGACCGAACGGGATCTCCTCTTGCTACCCTCTCCAGGTACTGGAGAGGGGCTGGGGGAGAGGTCCCCAAAAGAAGGCCGCGTCTCAATCATCATCGGCCCAGAAGGTGGCCTTTCTCCTGCAGAAAACGAGCGGTTTATTTCTCTGGGTGCCAAACCCATCCGCCTAGCCAAATACGTCCTACGCACCGAAACCGCCGGCCTCACCGCCCTGGCACAAATCCAAGGATCCCTCCTATGA